GCGGAGGCCGCCGCCATCCGCCAGAAGGTGACGATTTGCGAGCAGATGAGCCGCTATTATGCCGATGCGACCCGCCTGTCCTACCTCCTGACCAAGCATTTTCAGGGAATTCCCGATGCCCGCAATCTGTACGTTGTTTGCTCGGGTGGCGGGCCGGGAATCATGGAAGCGGCCAATCGCGGAGCCCATGAAGCGGGCGGGAAAACCGTCGGTTTCGGGATCAGCCTGCCCTTCGAGCAGGGGATCAATCGCTTTATTGACAGAGACTTGGCCTTCGAATTCCACTACTTTTTCATGCGCAAGTACTGGTTCATGTACATGGCCAAGGCGCTCGTAGTCTTCCCCGGCGGCTATGGGACGATGGACGAGTTTTTCGAAGTCCTGACCCTCGTGCAGACGCGGAAAGTCACGAAAAAGCTCCCCATCATCCTCTACGGATCGAGCTACTGGGAGGACATCATCCGCCTCGATAATATGGTCAAGTGGGGAGTCATCTCTCCCGAAGATGTTGATCTTTTCAAGATCTGCGACACGCCCGAAGTGGCCTTCGAGTATCTGCGGCGCGAGATCAATCACAACGACCCCTCGGAACCTGAACCGCCCGTGGCCGAGTAGAACGAGGGACTACCGAGAGATCGTGAACTAACCGCAAGATGGCAAGATGACGTTGACGAAACAACTACTGCTGATGGTCGCAATATCGGTTTTGCTGGGTTTGGGGGCGCGCTTTATTCAGAAGAGTCCGGTACCGTTCTGGGGATTTCCCAAGCCGGTGGAACTCATTCAGCCGACGGCGGCGATTGCCAAGCCGGACGCCGTATCGCCGGACAGCGCGTTCGTGTCGGCCGACAAGCCCTACGAGGTGGATTTTGCCACGACCATGGGCTTGTTCATGAAGCAGAAGAAAGCCGCCGTGCATTTTCTGGACGCGCGAGCACCCGAGCTCTACGCCGCGGGGCACGTTCCGGGGGCGATTAATCTTCCCTATGAGAAGATCGAGAAATTCAAGGCGGTGCTCGACTCGCTGCCCAAGGATGAACTCTTTGTTACCTACTGCGAGGGCGGGGACTGTCACGACTCCCATGATCTGGCCGAGCTCATGATTGCGCGCGGCTGGAAGCGGATGGCGGTCTTTGTCGGCGGCTGGGAGGTCTGGATGGAGGAGACCGATTTCGTGGAGAAAACCGAGTAGATTCGGCTTGTAGTCTTATTTCACAAGGTGTTGCGGGTGCGAGCTGTCTCGCACCCGCTTTTTCATACCCGAAAGTGCGATTAATCCCCCCTTTCCCTATGCCATTTCACAACCGTAACTTACTGAAAATTTCGTCACTTTGGCTTGACTTTGTGAAACAAATTCGGTAGATTCCGACTGATGAATTCTCCTCTTGCGAAATGGCTTGGGACGCTCCTCGAATGGCTCTTCCGCATCGCTCTGGCGGCGGTTTTTCTGATGGCGGCGGTGCCCAAACTTCTCGATCCTGCGACCTTTGCCAAGGACATCGTGAACTATCGGGTAACGCTTCCTCTGATCGGACAAGGCTACGTGTTTCTGGCCGCGATGTTCATGCCCGCCTTCGAGCTGGTAGGAGCGCTGGCCCTGCTCGCTCCGCGCTGGAAACGGGCGGGAAGCATGATCATCGGCGGGCTGCTGATCGTGTTCACGATACTCATCGCTCAGGCGGTGATTCGCGGACTGAACATTGACTGCGGCTGTTTCGGACGGGTAGGAGTCTCGCTGGCCCTCGCACAGAAGGTGGGATTGTTCAAGATCATCGAGAATATCGGCTGGATCGCCATGGCCGCCTTCGTCTTTTTCCGCTCCGCTCCGCCGCGCGCGCAACGAGAGCACGCGCTCCGGGAAGGAGACTGAAGAAACGATGAACGATGAGGGTGCTGCCTCGTCATCCTGAGCGACGCCAATTCTCCTTCTTGTCATTCTGAACGAAGCGCACCTCCCTGCATTGTCATTCTGAACGAAGCGCACCTCCTGACATTGTCATTCTGAACAAAGCGCACTTCCCTACATTGTCATTCTGAACAAAGCGCACTTTCCCACATTGTCATTCTGAACAAAGCGAAGCGTAGTGAAGAATCTCTCTTCCGCAGTTTCCGAGAGATTCATCCCCGCGCGTTGCGCGGTTCAGAAAACAAGACAGAAAAGGGGTAGTCCCGATTCTTCGGGATCAACAAAGGGAGGGATGTGCCATGACGAAATTTTCATGGTGGCTCGGGGCCGGTGCATTGCTTTTAGCATCGGCGGCACATGGAATCACGGTGGATGGCTACGTTCGTATTTGGGGATTTCATGACGTAAGGGCTTGGATTCACTTCCATGCCCAGTCTCCATCAGCGCGAAGCGATTCCACGAGATCAGACGGTTGGGCGGGGTACTTTTCGATTGAATTGCAGCCCGGTGTGTACGATGTCGTCTATTCTTTTGCGAACTTCGCGCCGTACCGCCTGCCGGATCAGGTGCTGCTCTTTGACACAACCCTCCCCCCGGTGGAGCTGTATCAGGCGCTTTCGGGACCGCTGAGTGGAGATTTCGGCTACGATTGGGTTCAGATCGTAGATTCGATCTCCGTGGAAGCGGGACAGACGCTCACGATCTACCCGGGGGCACGGCTGCTTTTCGAACCGCGTGCAAAGTTTGTGGTTCGTGGCCGCTAGAATGCCGTGGGCGAGCTGGGGGATTCCATCGTCTTCACCAAACGCTATGCACATGCCGACAGCGGTTGGGACGGCATCCGCTTGTTGAACGTGGATGACGCCAGCCGGATGGAGTACTGCGTGGCGGAGGGGGCGCGGAAATCCTATTCCAGTTACTTTCCCTACTCGCGCGGCGGCGGAGTCTATATTTCGGGGTGCAGTCCCGCGTTTGCCCGTTGTTCGATTCGCAACAACCGTACTCAGTTAGGGGAGTATGTAGAAGGTGGAGGGCTTGCAGTCATTGGCGGAAGCCCGAACCTGATCCAATGCGAAATAACCGGAAATTCCTCAGGGACGAATTGGGCAGGTAGCGTTTACTGTGGCAACGGGAGTGCCGCGCGATTTGAGCAGTGCTTGATAAGCCAGAATAGTTGCGGCGGCGTACGCGTGGAAGGTAGCGGGAGACCCGTGTTTGTCCAATGTCAGATTCTTGACAATAGCGGGGAACTCGCAGGCATTTACCTCAGTGAAGACTCGGGTGCCGTGTTCCAAGACTGCATCATCGCTGGCAACAGTGGCTACCATTATGGTGGTGTGGCCGCACACAGTAGCTCAGCCAGACTGGAACGATGTCTGATATCGCGAAACGTGGGGAGGATTCCGGGATTTTATTGTACCGGTGGCTCCCCCCGCTTGATACAATGCACGGTGGTTGGCAACCGTTCCACGCAATTTGCTTATGGAACAATTCTTCTGTCGCAGACACTGGCCGAGATCAACTCCTGCATCATCGAGCGAGACGAGAACGGAGCTGCGATCGTTTTCTCGCATAGTTCAACCGCGCAGGTAATCTATTCCGATTTTTGCGGCTTGCCGGGCTCGATGTTTGGATCTGAAGCAGGCGGTCCGCCCGGAATCGGCATCGTCGCCCTTACCAACGCTAACGGCGATTCCTGTG
The sequence above is a segment of the bacterium genome. Coding sequences within it:
- a CDS encoding LOG family protein, whose amino-acid sequence is MFGSARAMSPEDLAEEIKKAWASLESASDAEAAAIRQKVTICEQMSRYYADATRLSYLLTKHFQGIPDARNLYVVCSGGGPGIMEAANRGAHEAGGKTVGFGISLPFEQGINRFIDRDLAFEFHYFFMRKYWFMYMAKALVVFPGGYGTMDEFFEVLTLVQTRKVTKKLPIILYGSSYWEDIIRLDNMVKWGVISPEDVDLFKICDTPEVAFEYLRREINHNDPSEPEPPVAE
- a CDS encoding rhodanese-like domain-containing protein, which gives rise to MTLTKQLLLMVAISVLLGLGARFIQKSPVPFWGFPKPVELIQPTAAIAKPDAVSPDSAFVSADKPYEVDFATTMGLFMKQKKAAVHFLDARAPELYAAGHVPGAINLPYEKIEKFKAVLDSLPKDELFVTYCEGGDCHDSHDLAELMIARGWKRMAVFVGGWEVWMEETDFVEKTE
- a CDS encoding right-handed parallel beta-helix repeat-containing protein, with translation MGELGDSIVFTKRYAHADSGWDGIRLLNVDDASRMEYCVAEGARKSYSSYFPYSRGGGVYISGCSPAFARCSIRNNRTQLGEYVEGGGLAVIGGSPNLIQCEITGNSSGTNWAGSVYCGNGSAARFEQCLISQNSCGGVRVEGSGRPVFVQCQILDNSGELAGIYLSEDSGAVFQDCIIAGNSGYHYGGVAAHSSSARLERCLISRNVGRIPGFYCTGGSPRLIQCTVVGNRSTQFAYGTILLSQTLAEINSCIIERDENGAAIVFSHSSTAQVIYSDFCGLPGSMFGSEAGGPPGIGIVALTNANGDSCDAYYNIFLDPQFVDTAAGDYHLTAGSPCIDAGDPALDPDPDGTVADMGAFYYHQLAAGEERTAVRH